One genomic region from Arthrobacter sp. YN encodes:
- a CDS encoding PadR family transcriptional regulator — translation MPPVFAHGALRLYLLALLEAGPKHGYELIKALGDRFGGTYSPSAGTIYPRLGKLEEEGLVATETEGRRTKYFITDAGLAELDGRRDELADVENTISASVRRLADNLREDIRTNMRGLRADLAATAEAARTTATSAPFRSRSGGYTPEGQRLVKEAELMVQSFRDDIRVELRLHGASQPLTPLALETVRTVLDQARISIRNSLRN, via the coding sequence ATGCCTCCCGTCTTTGCACACGGAGCCCTGCGCCTGTACCTGCTGGCGTTGCTCGAAGCGGGCCCCAAGCACGGCTATGAACTGATCAAGGCCTTGGGCGACCGGTTTGGCGGGACGTACTCCCCCAGCGCAGGAACCATCTATCCGCGCCTGGGCAAGCTGGAGGAAGAGGGCCTGGTAGCCACCGAAACCGAGGGCCGTCGCACCAAATACTTCATCACCGACGCGGGCCTCGCCGAACTGGATGGCCGCAGGGACGAGTTGGCCGACGTCGAGAACACCATTTCTGCCTCCGTCAGGCGCCTCGCCGATAACCTGCGCGAAGATATCCGGACCAATATGCGGGGCCTGCGGGCAGACCTCGCCGCCACTGCTGAAGCGGCCCGCACCACCGCCACCTCAGCGCCTTTCCGGAGCCGGTCCGGCGGCTACACCCCTGAGGGCCAACGCCTGGTGAAGGAAGCCGAGCTGATGGTCCAGTCATTCAGGGACGATATCCGGGTGGAGCTGCGCCTGCACGGCGCCTCACAACCGCTGACGCCTTTGGCACTGGAAACAGTGCGTACGGTACTGGACCAGGCGCGCATCTCGATCAGGAATTCGCTGCGGAACTGA
- a CDS encoding 50S ribosomal protein bL37, producing MSKRARKRRDRKRGGANHGKRPNT from the coding sequence ATGAGCAAGCGTGCACGTAAGCGTCGTGACCGTAAGCGCGGCGGCGCGAACCACGGCAAGCGTCCCAACACCTAA
- the rsrA gene encoding mycothiol system anti-sigma-R factor → MSDCQGLGDCDDTRMQRIYEYLDGALTREDLSEIKQHLDTCEECSEQYDLECLIRTMVKRSCTESAPENLKNSILDRIHSIKPVEA, encoded by the coding sequence ATGAGCGACTGCCAGGGATTGGGCGATTGCGACGATACGCGAATGCAGCGGATCTACGAGTACCTCGACGGCGCGTTGACCCGCGAGGACCTCAGCGAGATCAAGCAGCACCTGGACACCTGCGAGGAGTGCTCCGAGCAATATGACCTCGAGTGCCTCATCCGTACCATGGTCAAGCGGTCGTGCACCGAGTCAGCACCGGAGAACCTTAAGAACTCGATTCTGGACAGGATTCACTCCATCAAGCCGGTAGAGGCCTGA
- a CDS encoding sigma-70 family RNA polymerase sigma factor: MTLVKDRVVLPERGYGTQPDSPQLTVDLATMSTTEPAAAAMYQAAGAEDAVAAPDVDVASETPEQRRARFERDAMQYVDQLYSAAMRMARNPSDAEDLVQEAYTKAFSAFHQYKPGTNLKAWLYRILTNTYINLYRKRQREPLQSNSDTIEDWQLAKAESHTSAGLRSAETEALDHLPDSDVKNALQSIPEEFRLAVYFADVEGYAYKQISEIMNTPIGTVMSRLHRGRKMLRDMLADYATERGFRAHTEDQAAAGSNNQEKEK, from the coding sequence TTGACTTTGGTTAAGGACCGTGTGGTTCTACCGGAGCGCGGGTACGGCACACAGCCGGATTCCCCGCAGCTGACAGTAGACTTGGCAACGATGAGCACCACGGAACCGGCCGCAGCGGCCATGTACCAGGCGGCCGGCGCGGAAGACGCAGTGGCCGCACCCGACGTCGATGTCGCTTCGGAGACTCCCGAGCAGCGGCGTGCGCGGTTCGAGCGCGACGCCATGCAATATGTGGACCAGTTGTATTCGGCAGCCATGAGGATGGCACGAAACCCTTCGGATGCGGAGGACCTGGTTCAGGAGGCCTATACCAAGGCATTTTCGGCTTTCCACCAGTACAAGCCGGGGACCAACCTCAAAGCGTGGCTGTACCGCATCCTGACCAACACCTATATCAACCTCTACCGGAAGCGGCAGCGCGAGCCGCTGCAGTCCAACTCGGACACGATCGAGGACTGGCAGTTGGCCAAGGCAGAGTCGCACACTTCTGCGGGGTTGAGGTCCGCGGAAACTGAGGCGCTGGACCACTTGCCGGACTCCGACGTCAAAAACGCATTGCAATCCATCCCGGAGGAATTCCGGCTGGCTGTCTACTTCGCGGACGTCGAGGGCTACGCGTACAAGCAGATATCTGAAATCATGAACACTCCCATCGGCACGGTCATGTCACGGTTGCACCGCGGCAGGAAGATGCTGCGGGACATGCTGGCGGACTACGCCACCGAACGGGGCTTCAGGGCCCACACCGAAGACCAGGCCGCGGCCGGAAGCAACAATCAGGAGAAAGAGAAATGA
- a CDS encoding DoxX family membrane protein, whose translation MSVIRFLARPMLASSFVVAGLDKLRNADDTAKQLSPVLRRASESLPFKADEKTLARVIGGAQLGAGALLGLGKLTRFAATVLAVTSALNSYVEWRSADISTKEGRSARKAQLLKNISLTGGVLLASVDTEGRPSIAWRAEHLAADAKKVTGKQIKRADKAVRKAVDNAVGA comes from the coding sequence ATGTCTGTTATCCGTTTTCTCGCGCGGCCCATGCTCGCATCCAGCTTCGTCGTCGCAGGTCTTGACAAGCTCAGGAACGCAGACGATACCGCCAAGCAGCTCTCGCCCGTCCTTCGACGGGCCTCGGAGTCCCTGCCATTCAAAGCCGATGAGAAGACCCTTGCGCGCGTCATTGGAGGCGCCCAGTTGGGGGCCGGCGCATTGCTCGGGCTTGGGAAGCTCACCCGTTTTGCCGCAACGGTGCTGGCTGTGACGTCGGCGTTGAACTCCTACGTCGAATGGCGATCAGCGGATATCAGCACCAAGGAAGGGCGGAGCGCACGCAAGGCCCAGTTGCTGAAGAACATTTCCCTGACAGGCGGGGTACTTCTTGCCTCGGTTGATACCGAGGGACGCCCGAGCATTGCCTGGCGCGCGGAGCACTTGGCTGCCGACGCCAAAAAGGTGACGGGCAAGCAAATCAAGCGGGCAGACAAAGCAGTACGCAAGGCCGTAGACAACGCAGTTGGAGCATAA
- the aroA gene encoding 3-phosphoshikimate 1-carboxyvinyltransferase, with amino-acid sequence MTGTTAANTGSTKAAALPLWPAPYAKGPVDATVTVPGSKSLTNRFLVLAALADGPSRLRAPLHSRDSALMIQALRQLGATVTEVPGDGDYGPDLEITPMDPAAPSAGTAIDCGLAGTVMRFVPPLAALRKGTTVFDGDPHARNRPMGTIIEALTALGVPVAAEGGRTPSALPFTVDGTGEVRGGHLVIDASASSQFVSALLLVGARFTEGLHLEHVGKPVPSLDHITMTVEVLRSVGVTVDDSVPNHWRVSPGPIRAFDQRIEQDLSNAGPFLAAALATQGTVRITNWPAGTTQVGDMWRTILATMGASVTVENGTLTVTGGPVIKGADFDETSELAPTVAALCALAAGPSRLTGIAHLRGHETDRLAALVAEINSLGGDAEETVDGLIIRPTALHAGVVHSYADHRMATAGAILGLAVEGVQVEDIATTSKTMPEFPEMWARMVGTISSTDGTSN; translated from the coding sequence ATGACGGGTACCACCGCCGCAAACACCGGATCAACCAAAGCCGCTGCGCTGCCTCTCTGGCCGGCGCCCTACGCCAAGGGGCCCGTGGACGCCACGGTGACGGTACCTGGTTCAAAGTCGCTGACCAACCGGTTCCTGGTGTTGGCGGCCTTGGCGGATGGTCCCTCACGGCTGCGGGCTCCGCTGCATTCCCGTGATTCCGCACTCATGATCCAGGCTTTGCGGCAGTTGGGTGCCACGGTCACGGAGGTTCCTGGCGACGGCGACTACGGCCCTGACCTTGAGATCACCCCGATGGATCCCGCTGCCCCAAGCGCAGGAACAGCCATTGACTGCGGCCTCGCCGGCACCGTCATGCGGTTCGTGCCTCCACTGGCGGCCTTGCGCAAGGGAACTACAGTCTTCGACGGCGATCCGCACGCCCGCAACAGGCCCATGGGAACCATCATCGAGGCGTTGACCGCCCTCGGCGTCCCCGTGGCAGCCGAAGGCGGCAGGACGCCGTCGGCTCTTCCCTTCACGGTGGACGGCACGGGCGAAGTCCGGGGTGGCCACTTAGTGATCGATGCCAGCGCGTCATCGCAGTTTGTGTCCGCCCTGCTGCTGGTCGGTGCCCGTTTCACCGAAGGTCTCCACTTGGAGCACGTCGGCAAGCCCGTACCCAGCTTGGACCACATCACCATGACCGTGGAGGTCCTCCGCAGCGTGGGCGTCACCGTGGACGACTCCGTACCCAACCACTGGCGGGTCTCTCCCGGACCCATCCGCGCCTTTGACCAGAGGATCGAGCAGGACCTTTCCAACGCAGGCCCTTTCCTGGCCGCGGCACTGGCAACGCAGGGCACTGTACGGATCACCAATTGGCCGGCGGGCACCACCCAGGTCGGCGATATGTGGCGGACCATCCTCGCCACCATGGGAGCCAGCGTCACCGTGGAAAACGGGACCCTCACTGTGACCGGCGGACCGGTCATCAAGGGCGCCGACTTCGACGAAACCAGCGAACTCGCACCCACCGTTGCCGCCTTGTGCGCCCTGGCTGCCGGCCCCTCGCGGCTGACGGGGATTGCCCATCTCCGAGGCCACGAAACGGACCGTCTCGCGGCGCTCGTTGCCGAGATCAACTCCCTGGGCGGTGACGCCGAAGAGACCGTCGATGGCCTCATCATCCGCCCCACGGCACTGCACGCCGGCGTGGTCCACAGCTACGCCGACCACCGCATGGCCACTGCCGGCGCCATCCTGGGCCTCGCCGTGGAAGGCGTCCAGGTGGAAGACATCGCCACCACATCCAAGACCATGCCGGAGTTCCCGGAAATGTGGGCCCGAATGGTGGGAACCATCTCCAGCACGGATGGGACCAGCAACTGA
- the rsgA gene encoding ribosome small subunit-dependent GTPase A: MGRDARSWDESDVRIRPNKKGSRPRTKDRPSHDDAVIGRIITVDRGRYRAIVDEDSANARVVIAARARELRRNPVVPGDFVALVGDVSGSPDTLARLVRVEERRTLLRRSADDTDPIERVVVANAHQLVIVVAAANPEPRTGFIDRALVAAYDAGIEPLLLITKADVKDPAELLANYLSLDFPVIISRTADSEAGGIDARSDDGLSARLDRDAVAQLRSHLGGKVTVMLGHSGVGKSTMVNALTGAERATGGVNAVTGRGRHTSSSALALKLADAPAGSWIIDTPGIRSFGLAHVDPDRILHSFPDLEPGTEACERGCKHDATAINCGLDPWVNDGHAGPSGVARLASLRRLLGADPRMEAKETKELGTVN; encoded by the coding sequence ATGGGCCGCGACGCACGCTCCTGGGACGAATCCGACGTCCGGATCCGACCCAACAAAAAAGGGTCCAGGCCACGGACCAAGGACAGGCCCAGCCATGACGACGCCGTTATCGGCCGGATCATCACCGTTGACCGCGGACGGTACAGGGCAATTGTGGACGAGGATTCCGCGAACGCACGCGTCGTCATCGCTGCGCGCGCCCGCGAACTGCGGCGTAACCCGGTAGTACCCGGGGACTTCGTCGCTTTGGTGGGGGACGTCTCCGGTTCGCCGGACACGCTTGCGCGGCTGGTCCGGGTGGAAGAACGACGAACCCTCCTGCGACGCAGCGCGGACGACACCGACCCCATAGAACGCGTGGTGGTGGCCAACGCACATCAGTTGGTCATTGTTGTTGCAGCCGCCAACCCTGAACCGCGCACCGGATTCATCGACCGCGCCTTGGTGGCAGCCTACGACGCCGGCATTGAGCCGTTGCTGCTCATCACCAAGGCGGACGTCAAGGATCCGGCGGAATTGCTTGCCAACTACCTCAGCCTTGACTTCCCCGTGATCATCAGCCGCACAGCGGACTCCGAAGCAGGTGGCATCGACGCCCGCTCTGATGACGGCCTGTCCGCACGGTTGGACCGGGACGCCGTAGCCCAGTTGCGCTCCCACCTGGGCGGCAAGGTCACCGTGATGCTCGGCCACTCGGGCGTGGGCAAGTCCACCATGGTCAACGCGCTGACAGGGGCGGAGAGGGCCACCGGCGGTGTTAACGCTGTGACAGGCCGTGGCCGGCATACGTCCTCCTCCGCTCTGGCCCTGAAACTCGCCGACGCCCCGGCCGGCAGCTGGATCATCGATACCCCGGGCATCCGGTCCTTTGGCCTGGCCCACGTGGACCCGGACAGGATCCTACATTCCTTCCCGGATCTTGAACCCGGAACGGAAGCCTGTGAGCGGGGCTGCAAACACGACGCCACAGCCATCAACTGCGGACTGGATCCGTGGGTGAACGACGGCCATGCAGGACCTTCGGGAGTGGCGCGGTTGGCCTCGTTGCGCCGGTTGCTCGGTGCCGACCCCCGGATGGAAGCAAAAGAGACCAAGGAACTGGGCACCGTCAACTGA
- the hisN gene encoding histidinol-phosphatase produces the protein MTHPVSTYNDDLRLAHVLADSVDAQTMDRFKALDLKIETKPDLTPVTDADKAAEEAIRGQLSRSRPRDAVLGEEFGSSGHGSRRWIIDPIDGTKNFVRGVPVWATLIALVDEGEPVVGVVSAPALGKRWWAAKDMGAYMGRSLAAATRLKVSNVSRLSDASLSYSSLSGWKERGNLDEFLGLTEDVWRTRAYGDFWSYCLVAEGAVDIACEPELNLYDMAALVPIVTEAGGRFTSLEGDDGPFGGNALATNSILHSEVLKRLNPGLDDLL, from the coding sequence ATGACCCATCCCGTTTCCACCTACAACGATGACCTGCGCCTTGCCCACGTCCTCGCTGATTCAGTCGATGCCCAGACCATGGACCGCTTCAAAGCTCTGGACCTGAAGATCGAAACCAAGCCAGACCTCACACCTGTCACCGACGCCGACAAAGCAGCGGAGGAAGCCATCCGGGGTCAGCTCTCCCGGTCCCGCCCCCGGGATGCTGTCCTTGGCGAGGAGTTTGGCAGCAGCGGGCACGGCTCACGCCGTTGGATCATTGATCCCATCGACGGGACCAAGAACTTCGTCCGGGGCGTACCGGTTTGGGCAACATTGATCGCCTTGGTTGATGAGGGTGAACCCGTGGTAGGCGTCGTCAGTGCACCTGCCTTGGGAAAACGCTGGTGGGCTGCCAAGGACATGGGTGCCTACATGGGCCGGTCCCTTGCCGCGGCCACCCGATTGAAGGTCTCCAACGTTTCCCGTTTGTCCGATGCCTCCTTGTCCTACTCGAGCCTGTCCGGGTGGAAGGAACGCGGGAACCTGGACGAGTTCCTGGGGCTCACCGAGGATGTGTGGCGCACCCGGGCCTACGGCGACTTTTGGTCGTACTGCCTGGTGGCCGAGGGCGCAGTGGACATCGCGTGCGAGCCTGAGCTGAACCTGTACGACATGGCAGCTCTCGTCCCGATCGTTACGGAGGCCGGTGGACGCTTCACTTCCCTGGAAGGCGACGACGGTCCGTTCGGCGGCAACGCGCTGGCCACCAACTCCATCCTTCACTCGGAAGTCCTTAAACGGCTCAACCCAGGCCTGGACGACCTGCTCTAG
- a CDS encoding aminotransferase class V-fold PLP-dependent enzyme: protein MSTVTFDSNIIPSFAGETPSQSAAAARPLAAVTGAELQAPLIQGGHVRYANLDYGASAPALTVVSAYLNEVLPYYASVHRGAGFASQISTSVYENSRNIVREFVGGRPDDSVIFTRNTTDSLNLLAGCLPQTDGRFSGEVLYLDIEHHANLLPWQGVPHRSVVAASTLTATVDKLRNELAQGGVSLLAVTGASNVTGEILPIAELAALAHEYGARIVVDAAQLAPHRRINITEADVDYVVFSGHKLYAPFGAGVVVGRPDWLDAGTPHLAGGGAVREARLDSVSWATGPARHEGGSPNVLGAATLARATQVLAGLDQDAWHAHEAAIRTYLVDGLEAIDGVTVHQIFTDSDDTIGVVNFSVEGFDAGLVAAYLAAEHGVGLRDGRFCAHPLLKRLGLPSGSLRASFGVGSRLEDATRLLAGIEGLKRNGLGWDYVVDEGRWVPANDHRTYPEWAPNTPGTAGAAPCTVD from the coding sequence ATGAGCACAGTCACGTTCGACTCAAACATCATTCCGTCCTTTGCCGGTGAAACCCCGTCACAGTCAGCTGCAGCAGCACGGCCGCTCGCCGCCGTCACCGGGGCTGAGCTGCAGGCACCGCTGATCCAGGGCGGCCACGTCCGCTATGCCAACCTGGACTACGGTGCATCGGCTCCGGCCCTGACCGTTGTCTCGGCCTACCTCAACGAGGTCCTGCCTTACTACGCCAGCGTTCACCGCGGCGCGGGCTTTGCCTCCCAGATCAGCACGTCGGTCTACGAGAACTCGCGGAACATCGTTCGTGAGTTCGTCGGCGGCCGTCCTGACGATTCCGTGATTTTCACGCGAAACACCACGGACTCCCTGAACCTTCTGGCCGGCTGCCTTCCGCAGACCGACGGCCGTTTCTCCGGCGAAGTCCTGTACCTGGACATCGAACACCACGCCAATCTTCTTCCCTGGCAGGGTGTCCCGCACCGCAGCGTCGTGGCGGCCTCCACGTTGACCGCCACGGTGGACAAGCTTCGCAACGAATTGGCCCAAGGCGGGGTCAGCCTGCTCGCCGTCACGGGTGCCTCCAACGTGACAGGTGAAATCCTGCCGATCGCCGAACTCGCTGCACTGGCGCATGAATACGGTGCCAGGATCGTTGTGGACGCCGCCCAGCTGGCACCCCACCGCCGGATCAACATCACGGAGGCCGATGTTGACTACGTCGTGTTCTCCGGCCACAAGCTGTATGCCCCCTTCGGCGCAGGCGTCGTAGTGGGCCGCCCGGACTGGCTCGACGCCGGGACGCCGCACCTGGCTGGTGGCGGCGCCGTCCGTGAGGCCCGTCTGGACTCGGTGAGCTGGGCAACGGGCCCTGCCCGCCATGAAGGCGGGTCCCCCAATGTCCTGGGTGCCGCGACCCTCGCCCGCGCCACACAGGTCCTCGCCGGGCTGGACCAGGACGCGTGGCACGCCCACGAAGCCGCCATCCGCACGTACCTGGTGGACGGCCTGGAGGCCATCGACGGCGTGACAGTGCACCAGATCTTCACTGACTCCGACGACACCATTGGAGTGGTCAACTTCTCCGTGGAAGGATTCGACGCCGGATTGGTGGCCGCTTATCTGGCCGCCGAGCACGGAGTTGGCCTCCGGGATGGACGCTTCTGCGCCCACCCACTGCTCAAGCGACTCGGACTTCCCTCCGGCTCCTTGCGTGCCAGCTTTGGCGTCGGCTCCCGGTTGGAGGACGCCACCAGGCTGCTCGCAGGCATCGAAGGGCTGAAGCGCAACGGGTTGGGTTGGGACTACGTAGTGGACGAGGGCCGCTGGGTACCTGCCAACGACCACCGGACCTACCCGGAATGGGCTCCCAACACACCCGGTACGGCAGGCGCAGCTCCCTGCACTGTTGACTAA
- a CDS encoding class I SAM-dependent methyltransferase: protein MPSPAASSGQPGVPRPAGPRGPKLHADRRNEFGQSFQDGGEHYDRVRPGYPLDSVEWLVPPGATAAADLGAGTGKFTALLVERGLEVAAVDPSTDMLEQLRKSHPHVTALEGTAEATGLTDSAFDVVSVAQAWHWCDPLAASTETARILRPHGTLGLVWNQLDTDVPWVHRLSRIMHAGDVHKPGFRPLIGPEFSGLESHFTRWSDAVTPQDIMELTKSRSYYLRANDATRAKVMANLEWYLYEHLRHAPGDTIPLPYVTQTWRAFKLRPARPR from the coding sequence TTGCCTTCTCCGGCCGCCTCCAGTGGACAGCCCGGCGTTCCCCGACCTGCCGGACCACGTGGTCCCAAGCTCCACGCTGACCGTCGGAACGAGTTCGGCCAGAGCTTCCAGGACGGCGGTGAGCACTACGATCGCGTTCGGCCCGGTTATCCCCTGGACTCCGTGGAGTGGCTTGTTCCCCCGGGGGCCACGGCGGCTGCGGATCTCGGAGCGGGAACAGGCAAGTTCACGGCCCTCCTCGTGGAGCGCGGACTGGAGGTTGCCGCCGTCGACCCTTCCACCGACATGCTGGAGCAACTGCGCAAGTCCCACCCGCACGTCACCGCGCTGGAGGGAACGGCTGAAGCAACTGGACTGACGGACTCAGCATTCGACGTCGTCAGTGTTGCCCAGGCCTGGCATTGGTGCGATCCCCTGGCTGCGAGCACCGAGACAGCCCGTATCCTGCGGCCGCACGGAACCTTGGGACTGGTCTGGAACCAATTGGATACCGACGTGCCCTGGGTTCATCGGCTCTCGCGCATCATGCATGCCGGAGACGTCCACAAGCCAGGGTTCCGTCCACTGATCGGCCCGGAATTTTCCGGCTTGGAAAGCCACTTCACCCGGTGGTCGGACGCCGTGACTCCCCAAGACATCATGGAGCTGACCAAGTCGCGGAGCTACTATCTCCGAGCCAACGACGCCACCAGGGCGAAGGTCATGGCCAACCTGGAGTGGTACCTCTACGAGCACCTGCGGCACGCACCGGGAGACACCATTCCACTGCCCTACGTGACGCAGACCTGGCGGGCGTTCAAATTGCGCCCCGCGCGGCCACGGTAG
- a CDS encoding metal-dependent transcriptional regulator — protein sequence MKTSTPSSSIEDYVKVIYSYTEWQDKPITSSQLAQRLGVANSSVSEMVRKLKDQGLVDHQPYSAIRLTPAGMRLALAMVRRHRLIETYLVEELGYSWDEVHDEAEMLEHAVSDTFIERMSDKLGHPVRDPHGDPIPSADGSVELPHAYRMIELDQGHSGRITRISDENPDLLRYLAAEEITLDAPVEVVGRKPFGGALVVRIGSGATGREFDLADEVTSALWVQSAETHEGCVLPTR from the coding sequence GTGAAGACCAGTACGCCCTCCTCCTCGATTGAGGACTACGTCAAGGTCATCTACTCGTACACAGAGTGGCAAGACAAGCCGATAACGTCCTCCCAGCTTGCCCAGCGCCTGGGTGTGGCTAATTCCTCCGTGTCTGAAATGGTCCGCAAGCTCAAGGACCAGGGACTGGTGGACCACCAACCCTACAGCGCCATTCGCCTGACACCCGCGGGCATGCGCCTGGCATTGGCCATGGTGCGCCGGCATCGCCTCATTGAGACCTATCTGGTGGAAGAACTCGGGTACAGCTGGGATGAGGTCCATGATGAAGCTGAGATGTTGGAGCATGCGGTGTCAGACACCTTCATCGAGCGAATGTCCGACAAACTTGGTCACCCTGTCAGGGACCCGCACGGCGATCCGATTCCTTCGGCGGATGGCTCCGTTGAACTGCCGCACGCCTACCGCATGATCGAACTGGACCAGGGACACTCCGGCCGTATCACCAGGATCAGCGACGAGAACCCCGATCTCCTCAGGTACTTGGCAGCGGAAGAGATCACCCTTGACGCCCCGGTTGAAGTGGTCGGACGCAAACCGTTCGGCGGAGCTCTGGTGGTGCGGATTGGAAGCGGCGCCACAGGCCGCGAGTTCGATCTCGCCGACGAAGTCACGTCCGCACTCTGGGTTCAGAGCGCTGAAACCCACGAAGGCTGCGTCCTCCCCACCCGCTGA
- a CDS encoding MFS transporter, with translation MLMTDAAALLPSTPLQKRVLVVAIVASFIAILDGFVVNLALPAIGRELGGGLVIQQWVVDAYLLTLGALILVAGSLSDHFGRARILEWGLAGFAVTSVLCGLAWSGEVLVVSRALQGIAGALLVPSSLAMIITSFTGPAQSKAIGQWSGWTSAAAIVGPLIGGIAVDLLSWRVIFFINVIPAVAIWPMLAGLRASDAARDKSKRIDYLGAVLAMVGLGGPVFAFIEQGRMGWGSVQVWLPLVAGIAAMALFLIHEARTAEPMLPLRLFAIRNFAWGNLATLAIYGGISLGFFVLGIYLQQVGGMAATVAGIALLPGTVILMLCASYFGGLAGKYGPRWFMTVGPLLCGAGFLMSLSVQEPLDYWTQVLPGQIVFGLGLATLVAPLTAAILGAVPPEEAGIGSAVNNAVARIAGLITIAFAGLIVGPVFSREGLYNALLVTAALFLAGAAASAVGIRNPPKGAAIAADSDRDAASDDGGSAGLPG, from the coding sequence GTGCTCATGACTGACGCTGCCGCGCTTCTGCCGAGTACTCCGCTCCAGAAACGAGTGCTGGTGGTGGCCATCGTGGCGTCGTTCATCGCCATCCTCGATGGTTTTGTGGTCAATCTCGCACTGCCTGCCATCGGGAGGGAGCTCGGTGGCGGCCTGGTCATTCAACAATGGGTAGTGGACGCGTACCTGCTGACCTTGGGTGCATTGATCCTGGTGGCGGGTTCGTTGTCTGACCATTTCGGCAGGGCACGAATCCTTGAATGGGGCCTGGCGGGTTTTGCAGTGACCTCGGTCTTGTGCGGGCTGGCGTGGTCCGGCGAAGTCCTGGTGGTGTCGCGGGCACTGCAGGGCATTGCCGGAGCCCTCCTGGTCCCAAGTTCGCTGGCCATGATTATTACCTCGTTCACCGGCCCGGCCCAGTCCAAAGCCATCGGCCAGTGGTCCGGCTGGACCAGCGCTGCGGCCATCGTGGGTCCGCTGATTGGCGGCATAGCTGTGGACCTGCTCTCCTGGCGTGTCATCTTCTTCATCAATGTCATTCCCGCCGTTGCCATTTGGCCCATGCTGGCAGGCCTGCGGGCCTCCGATGCCGCGAGGGACAAGAGCAAGCGCATCGACTACCTCGGAGCCGTCCTGGCCATGGTGGGCCTCGGTGGTCCCGTGTTTGCGTTCATCGAACAGGGCCGCATGGGATGGGGGAGCGTGCAGGTGTGGTTGCCTCTGGTGGCCGGCATCGCAGCCATGGCTCTTTTCCTGATCCATGAGGCCCGGACAGCCGAGCCCATGCTGCCACTCAGGCTCTTCGCGATCCGCAACTTTGCGTGGGGGAACCTGGCAACGCTGGCCATCTACGGGGGAATTTCCCTGGGGTTCTTCGTTTTGGGAATCTATCTTCAGCAAGTTGGGGGCATGGCGGCCACCGTGGCGGGCATCGCCCTGCTGCCTGGCACCGTCATCCTCATGCTGTGTGCCTCGTATTTTGGTGGCCTTGCAGGAAAGTACGGGCCCCGATGGTTCATGACCGTGGGCCCGTTGCTGTGCGGTGCGGGCTTCCTGATGTCGTTGTCGGTCCAGGAGCCGTTGGATTATTGGACACAGGTCCTGCCGGGCCAGATTGTTTTCGGTCTGGGATTGGCTACTCTTGTAGCGCCCTTGACGGCCGCCATTCTTGGTGCTGTCCCGCCCGAGGAGGCGGGGATCGGTTCGGCGGTGAACAACGCCGTTGCCCGCATCGCCGGCCTGATCACCATTGCCTTCGCGGGGCTGATTGTGGGACCGGTCTTCAGCCGTGAAGGTTTGTACAACGCCCTGTTGGTCACGGCGGCACTGTTCCTGGCCGGGGCAGCAGCTTCCGCCGTCGGGATAAGAAATCCGCCCAAGGGGGCGGCGATTGCCGCTGACAGCGATCGGGATGCAGCGTCCGACGACGGCGGGTCAGCCGGGCTGCCCGGCTGA